A stretch of Dietzia lutea DNA encodes these proteins:
- a CDS encoding HAD family hydrolase, with the protein MNDSHPENDHASDEHGDHQHSDDRYDDEGTDPSAGPAEHADSPRRRRLPGRADVISALGRLVWRRRDARVQRVAGEASAEHAVKLEPGAEPGPPLADADGAAAAPAAPPAADTAAEAAADAEPFVADPHVAAFFDVDNTLIQGASIILLARGLAKHRFFTARDIAGLAWSQAKFRISGEENADDVAAGRDKALSFVEGRTVAELTELSEEVVDTSMLDRVWPGTRSLVQMHIDAGQQVWLVTATPVMLARVIATRLGLTGALGTVAEEHDGVYTGRLVGDILHGPGKAHAIAKLAEAEGFDLSRCYAYSDSFNDMPMLTMVGNPVAINPDSRLRKYASENGWDVKDFRTVRKAAKKAMPGVLAVGGLAGARAAARSSYGVRAAGSLRRMF; encoded by the coding sequence GTGAACGACTCCCACCCGGAGAACGACCACGCCAGCGACGAGCACGGCGACCACCAGCACAGCGACGACCGGTACGACGACGAGGGCACCGACCCCTCCGCGGGACCGGCCGAGCACGCCGACTCCCCACGCCGCCGGCGACTGCCCGGTCGTGCCGACGTGATCTCGGCGCTGGGGAGGCTCGTGTGGAGGCGCCGCGACGCGCGGGTCCAGCGGGTCGCCGGCGAGGCCTCCGCAGAGCACGCCGTCAAGCTCGAGCCGGGTGCCGAGCCCGGCCCCCCGCTCGCCGACGCCGACGGTGCCGCTGCCGCCCCCGCGGCCCCGCCCGCCGCCGACACGGCCGCGGAGGCCGCCGCCGATGCCGAGCCGTTCGTCGCGGACCCGCACGTCGCCGCGTTCTTCGACGTCGACAACACCCTGATCCAGGGCGCCTCGATCATCCTGCTGGCCCGCGGGCTGGCCAAGCACCGCTTCTTCACCGCGCGCGACATCGCCGGGCTCGCGTGGTCGCAGGCCAAGTTCCGGATCTCGGGCGAGGAGAACGCCGACGACGTCGCCGCGGGCCGCGACAAGGCCCTGAGCTTCGTCGAGGGGCGCACCGTCGCCGAGCTGACCGAGCTGAGCGAGGAGGTCGTGGACACGTCGATGCTCGACCGGGTCTGGCCCGGGACCCGCTCGCTCGTGCAGATGCACATCGACGCCGGGCAGCAGGTCTGGTTGGTCACCGCGACGCCCGTGATGCTGGCGCGCGTGATCGCGACGCGACTTGGGCTGACGGGCGCGCTGGGCACGGTCGCCGAGGAGCACGACGGCGTCTACACGGGCCGCCTGGTGGGCGACATCCTGCACGGGCCCGGCAAGGCGCACGCGATCGCCAAGCTCGCCGAGGCCGAGGGGTTCGACCTGTCCCGCTGCTACGCGTACTCGGACAGCTTCAACGACATGCCCATGCTGACGATGGTCGGCAACCCGGTGGCCATCAACCCGGATTCGCGCCTGCGCAAGTACGCCTCGGAGAACGGCTGGGATGTCAAGGACTTCCGCACGGTGCGCAAGGCGGCCAAGAAGGCGATGCCGGGTGTGCTGGCGGTCGGCGGGCTGGCGGGTGCGCGGGCGGCGGCGCGGTCGTCGTACGGCGTGCGCGCGGCGGGCTCGCTGCGCCGGATGTTCTGA
- a CDS encoding lysophospholipid acyltransferase family protein: protein MKGPEFDLSQPLGGPRWGEGRRDARSDRMVGEGFLGDTTGSDAAATEIGRIVDRFLTSMRSSIGQIVDALPIDAEVLAPVRDLARTVDTMLATGDVSALSGLADSVNAAGELLATRITGGYEVDEFGFDEHFHTHVWLPLWRPLFEHWFRVEVIGAENIPAEGAGLLVSNHAGVLPLDGMMTTVAVHDHAGRALRLLAADLAMTLPVSAPLARRAGATLACNADAERLLEAGHVVAVWPEGFKGLGKPFADRYRLQRFGRGGFVATALAAGAPIIPCSVVGSEEIYPKIGEVPALARLLGLPYMPVTPAFPLLGALGGIPLPTKWTIEFGEPIETSHLGPDAADDPMVVFEITDQVRETIQNTLFRNLARRGSVFFG from the coding sequence GTGAAGGGCCCGGAATTCGACCTGAGCCAACCCCTCGGCGGACCCCGCTGGGGAGAGGGCCGCCGAGACGCCCGCAGTGACCGGATGGTGGGGGAGGGCTTCCTCGGGGACACCACCGGCAGCGACGCCGCCGCCACGGAGATCGGCCGGATCGTCGACCGTTTCCTGACCTCCATGCGGTCGTCGATCGGGCAGATCGTGGACGCCCTGCCGATCGACGCCGAGGTCCTCGCTCCCGTGCGGGACCTCGCCCGCACCGTCGACACGATGCTCGCGACCGGCGATGTCAGCGCACTGAGCGGCCTGGCCGACTCCGTCAACGCCGCCGGTGAACTGCTCGCCACCCGCATCACCGGCGGGTACGAGGTCGACGAGTTCGGCTTCGACGAGCATTTCCACACCCACGTCTGGCTGCCCCTGTGGCGGCCGTTGTTCGAGCACTGGTTCCGCGTCGAGGTGATCGGCGCCGAGAACATCCCCGCCGAGGGCGCCGGCCTGCTCGTCTCCAATCACGCGGGCGTCCTGCCGCTGGACGGGATGATGACCACGGTCGCCGTCCACGACCACGCCGGCCGCGCCCTGCGCCTGCTCGCCGCCGACCTGGCGATGACCCTGCCGGTGTCCGCGCCGCTCGCCCGGCGGGCCGGCGCCACACTCGCCTGCAACGCCGACGCCGAACGACTGCTCGAGGCCGGCCACGTCGTGGCGGTGTGGCCCGAGGGGTTCAAGGGCCTCGGTAAGCCGTTCGCCGACCGGTACCGCCTGCAGCGCTTCGGCCGCGGCGGGTTCGTCGCCACCGCGTTGGCCGCCGGGGCGCCGATCATCCCATGCTCGGTCGTCGGTTCCGAGGAGATCTACCCGAAGATCGGCGAGGTCCCCGCGCTCGCCCGCCTGCTGGGCCTGCCGTACATGCCGGTGACGCCCGCGTTCCCACTGCTGGGCGCCCTCGGCGGGATCCCGCTGCCCACCAAGTGGACGATCGAGTTCGGCGAGCCCATCGAGACCTCCCACCTGGGGCCCGACGCCGCCGATGACCCGATGGTGGTCTTCGAGATCACCGACCAGGTGCGAGAGACCATCCAGAACACGCTGTTCCGCAACCTCGCACGGCGCGGGAGCGTGTTCTTCGGCTGA
- a CDS encoding NAD-dependent epimerase/dehydratase family protein encodes MNTEAPASRPARAVAVVGGSRYLGAHLVGMLLRNDSVERVLAIDSVKPSPQHRRRMRDAEFVRLDPQSPRLQGILREANIDTVVHAGLHHTDFAPGGRAAVKESNIMGSMHVIAACRRAASVKRFVLISSTSVYGSSGVDPAMFSEDMAARRHSSGGIPLDHLSVEGYVRGMSRKRPDIDVTILRIPAILGLPEPTVVGELLLPSVAPVLAGYDPRIQLLHPQDALDALLHATLGATPGTYNIAADGVLTLTQAIRRAGHIPLPVMPATFKLAARLLSSQGLRDIGTSQLRYLRYGRTMDTTRMRTEFGFTPRYSTEEALQAYLVDSGAEPLVTRESVERKVAKAAALLPGPVAARLRAGVDTTLDELEAIGALSEPLEPDRIEEEAP; translated from the coding sequence GTGAACACCGAAGCGCCAGCCAGTCGGCCGGCTCGCGCCGTCGCGGTCGTCGGCGGCAGCCGGTACCTCGGCGCGCACCTGGTGGGCATGCTGCTGCGCAACGACTCCGTCGAACGCGTGCTGGCGATCGACTCGGTCAAACCGTCGCCGCAGCACCGCAGGCGCATGCGCGACGCCGAGTTCGTACGCCTCGACCCCCAGTCGCCGCGTCTGCAGGGCATCCTGCGCGAGGCGAACATCGACACGGTCGTCCACGCCGGCCTGCACCACACCGACTTCGCGCCCGGCGGCCGCGCAGCCGTCAAGGAGTCCAACATCATGGGCTCGATGCACGTGATCGCGGCCTGTCGACGGGCCGCCTCGGTGAAGCGGTTCGTGCTCATCTCCTCGACGTCCGTGTACGGCTCCTCGGGGGTCGACCCGGCGATGTTCAGCGAGGACATGGCCGCGCGTCGCCACTCCAGCGGCGGCATCCCGCTCGACCACCTGTCGGTGGAGGGCTACGTGCGGGGCATGTCCCGCAAGCGCCCCGACATCGACGTCACCATCCTGCGCATCCCCGCGATTCTCGGCCTGCCCGAGCCCACCGTGGTCGGTGAACTGCTGCTGCCGTCGGTGGCGCCCGTGCTGGCCGGGTACGACCCGCGCATCCAGCTGTTGCACCCGCAGGACGCGCTCGACGCGCTGCTGCACGCCACGCTCGGGGCGACGCCCGGCACGTACAACATCGCCGCGGACGGGGTGCTCACGCTGACGCAGGCCATCCGGCGTGCCGGGCACATCCCGCTGCCGGTGATGCCGGCGACGTTCAAGCTCGCGGCGCGGCTGCTGTCGAGCCAGGGGCTGCGGGACATCGGCACGTCGCAGCTGCGCTACCTGCGGTACGGCCGGACGATGGACACCACTCGCATGCGCACCGAGTTCGGTTTCACCCCGCGCTACTCCACCGAGGAGGCGCTGCAGGCCTACCTGGTCGACTCCGGCGCCGAGCCCCTGGTCACCCGCGAGTCGGTCGAACGCAAAGTCGCCAAGGCCGCCGCCCTGCTCCCGGGGCCGGTGGCCGCCCGCCTGCGCGCGGGAGTGGACACCACCCTCGACGAGCTCGAGGCGATCGGCGCTCTGTCAGAACCGCTCGAGCCCGATCGCATCGAGGAGGAGGCGCCGTGA
- a CDS encoding 30S ribosomal protein bS22 yields the protein MGSVIKKRRKRMSKKKHRKMLRRTRVQRRKLGK from the coding sequence ATGGGTTCTGTGATCAAGAAGCGCCGCAAGCGTATGTCCAAGAAGAAGCACCGCAAGATGCTCCGCCGGACCCGCGTGCAGCGTCGCAAGCTCGGTAAGTGA
- a CDS encoding helix-turn-helix domain-containing protein, producing the protein MATSDKTDGGSQAAGGSQFLTVAEVAALMRVSKMTVYRLVHSGELPAVRVGRSFRVHSKAVHEYLDTSYFSAG; encoded by the coding sequence ATGGCGACTTCCGACAAGACCGATGGCGGCTCGCAGGCGGCGGGGGGTTCTCAGTTCCTCACCGTTGCCGAGGTCGCCGCGCTGATGCGCGTGTCCAAGATGACGGTCTACCGACTCGTCCACTCGGGCGAGCTCCCCGCGGTGCGGGTGGGTCGGTCGTTCCGCGTGCACTCCAAGGCCGTGCACGAGTACCTCGACACCTCGTACTTCTCCGCGGGCTGA
- the proC gene encoding pyrroline-5-carboxylate reductase, with amino-acid sequence MTRIAVVGGGRIGEALIAGLRESGTEPSDIVVVEAVQARADELAKKYNVLATGLDIGCEGADVIVVAVKPQDVPAVVDRIGDAISDSVHESIVVSLAAGVPTQVLENKLSAGSPVLRVMPNTAMLVGHGVSAVCKGRYARDEHLEQVVTIMESVGLVVVVSEAQMDAVTAISGSGPAYFFLLAEAMIDAGVERGLPRDVAVKLATGTALGAGAMLTGGGEGPAELRYNVSSPGGTTAAAIRTLEASGLRAAVADAVEAAASRSRSLAQAATSDDDDDENG; translated from the coding sequence ATGACGAGAATCGCAGTGGTCGGCGGCGGACGCATCGGCGAAGCCCTCATCGCGGGACTTCGCGAATCGGGGACCGAACCGTCGGACATCGTGGTGGTCGAGGCCGTGCAGGCCCGCGCCGACGAGCTGGCCAAGAAGTACAACGTCCTCGCCACCGGCCTCGACATCGGTTGCGAAGGCGCCGATGTGATCGTGGTGGCGGTCAAGCCGCAGGACGTGCCCGCGGTGGTCGACCGGATCGGTGACGCCATCTCCGACAGCGTCCACGAGTCGATCGTCGTCTCACTCGCGGCGGGCGTACCCACGCAGGTTCTCGAGAACAAGCTCAGCGCCGGCTCGCCCGTGCTGCGGGTCATGCCCAATACGGCGATGCTCGTGGGGCACGGCGTCTCCGCAGTCTGCAAGGGCCGCTATGCGCGCGACGAGCACCTCGAGCAGGTGGTCACGATCATGGAGAGCGTGGGCCTCGTCGTCGTCGTCTCCGAAGCCCAGATGGACGCCGTCACCGCCATCTCCGGCTCCGGCCCCGCCTACTTTTTCCTCCTCGCCGAGGCGATGATCGACGCTGGCGTCGAACGGGGGCTGCCGCGCGACGTGGCGGTCAAACTCGCCACCGGCACGGCACTCGGCGCGGGCGCGATGCTCACCGGCGGCGGCGAGGGGCCCGCCGAGCTGCGCTACAACGTGAGCTCGCCGGGCGGCACCACCGCGGCGGCGATCCGCACGCTCGAGGCCAGCGGACTGCGCGCGGCCGTGGCGGACGCGGTGGAGGCGGCGGCGTCCCGATCGCGGTCCCTGGCGCAGGCGGCCACCTCCGACGACGACGACGACGAGAACGGCTGA
- a CDS encoding Ppx/GppA phosphatase family protein — protein sequence MRLGVLDVGSNTVHFVVVDAHRGGHPTPMNDSKTRLRLIEYLDDDNNISRTGIARLIDAVNEAAELARATNCREVMALATSAVRDAANSDEVLEKVTKETGIELRVLSGEDEARMTFLAARRWYGWSAGRIVNLDIGGGSLELTSGEDELPEQAYSLQLGAGRLTHDWFKTDPPERKRINQLRDYIDAELDGPARAIRAAGEPDLACATSKTFRTLARLTGAAPSSEGPRVERILTAAGLRQVIAFISRMTAADRAELEGISSDRSHQVVAGALVAEAAMRALGLESVKICPWALREGLILQRLDRDVGGDGKGS from the coding sequence GTGAGATTAGGTGTCCTGGACGTGGGCAGTAACACGGTCCACTTCGTGGTGGTCGATGCCCACCGGGGCGGTCACCCGACCCCGATGAACGACTCCAAGACCCGGTTGCGGCTGATCGAGTACCTGGATGACGACAACAACATCTCCCGCACCGGCATCGCCCGGCTGATCGACGCGGTCAACGAGGCCGCCGAACTCGCGCGCGCCACCAACTGCCGTGAGGTCATGGCACTGGCCACCTCGGCCGTGCGTGACGCGGCCAACTCCGACGAGGTGCTGGAGAAGGTCACGAAGGAGACCGGGATCGAGCTGCGCGTGCTGTCCGGCGAGGACGAGGCACGGATGACGTTCCTCGCCGCCCGCCGCTGGTACGGGTGGAGTGCCGGGCGGATCGTCAACCTCGACATCGGTGGAGGCTCTCTGGAGCTGACCAGCGGGGAGGACGAGCTGCCGGAGCAGGCGTACAGCCTGCAGCTGGGCGCGGGCCGCCTGACGCACGACTGGTTCAAGACCGATCCGCCCGAGCGCAAGCGCATCAACCAGCTGCGTGACTACATCGACGCCGAACTCGATGGCCCCGCGCGGGCCATCCGCGCCGCGGGCGAGCCGGACCTGGCGTGCGCCACCTCCAAGACGTTCCGGACGTTGGCCCGGTTGACGGGTGCGGCGCCGTCGTCGGAGGGGCCGCGCGTGGAGCGGATCCTCACGGCGGCGGGCCTGCGGCAGGTGATCGCGTTCATCTCCCGCATGACGGCCGCGGACAGGGCAGAGTTGGAGGGCATCAGCTCCGATCGCTCGCATCAGGTGGTGGCGGGCGCGCTGGTGGCGGAGGCCGCCATGCGTGCGTTGGGGTTGGAAAGTGTGAAAATCTGTCCGTGGGCTCTGCGAGAGGGGCTCATCCTGCAGCGTCTCGACCGGGACGTGGGCGGCGACGGGAAGGGGAGCTGA
- a CDS encoding response regulator transcription factor — protein MTRVLIVEDEDSLADPLAFLLRKEGFEVGVAGDGPTALQSFESEGADIVLLDLMLPGMSGTDVCKRLRMTSSVPVIMVTARDSEIDKVVGLELGADDYVTKPYSARELIARIRAVLRRGAESEAEPVEEIGVLESGPVRMDIERHTVMVRGAAVTLPLKEFDLLEYLLRNSGRVLTRGQLIDRVWGSDYVGDTKTLDVHVKRLRSKIETDPGKPVHLVTVRGLGYKFEA, from the coding sequence GTGACCAGGGTGCTGATCGTGGAGGACGAGGATTCGTTGGCGGATCCGCTGGCGTTCCTTCTCCGCAAGGAGGGCTTCGAGGTCGGCGTGGCGGGGGACGGCCCGACCGCGCTGCAGAGCTTCGAGTCCGAGGGCGCGGACATCGTGCTGCTCGACCTCATGCTGCCCGGCATGTCCGGCACCGACGTGTGCAAGCGCCTGCGGATGACGTCGAGCGTGCCCGTGATCATGGTGACCGCGCGGGACAGTGAGATCGACAAGGTCGTGGGCCTGGAGTTGGGCGCCGACGACTACGTGACCAAGCCCTACTCGGCCCGCGAACTCATCGCCCGCATCCGGGCCGTGCTGCGGCGTGGCGCGGAGTCCGAGGCCGAACCGGTCGAGGAGATCGGCGTCCTGGAGTCCGGGCCGGTGCGGATGGACATCGAGCGGCACACGGTGATGGTCCGCGGCGCGGCGGTCACGCTGCCGCTCAAGGAGTTCGACCTGCTCGAGTACCTTCTGCGCAACTCGGGCCGGGTGCTCACGCGCGGGCAGCTCATCGACCGCGTGTGGGGCTCGGACTACGTCGGCGACACCAAGACCCTCGACGTGCACGTCAAGCGCCTGCGCTCGAAGATCGAGACGGACCCCGGCAAGCCCGTGCACCTGGTCACCGTCCGCGGGCTGGGCTACAAGTTCGAGGCCTGA
- a CDS encoding sensor histidine kinase yields MQVSLGIFLAIVAGVIGFIVGGFVVPLINRRNERRRAEQTGPSRLEVLQGVYLQAPYALAVVDRHQDVVLYNRRAAELGIVDDRLLVEPVWLAAQATFTTGEPTRFDLPAKLLTGRRRIPSVSGRSEILGEYDEQFVVVFADDDSEHRRMEAARRDFVANVSHELKTPVGAMAVLAEALLESKDDPDSVEYFGGRVVSEAQRLGKMVSELIELSRLQGAERIRDPEPVDVDDVVDEALRRSASTAEAAGIELITDAPSGLEVRGDRTLLVTALTNLVSNAVNYSPERTPVSITRGIDGDTVMVRVTDRGIGIAPEHQARVFERFFRVDKARSRATGGTGLGLAIVKHVAQNHNGAVSLWSRPGTGSTFTLELPAHVEPGGDGTTPAAEHATQGEDQVP; encoded by the coding sequence GTGCAGGTCAGTCTGGGGATCTTCCTCGCGATCGTCGCCGGGGTCATCGGCTTCATCGTGGGCGGCTTCGTCGTCCCGCTGATCAACCGGCGCAACGAGCGTCGTCGAGCCGAGCAGACCGGGCCGAGCAGGCTGGAGGTGCTGCAGGGGGTCTACCTGCAGGCGCCGTACGCGCTCGCCGTGGTGGACCGCCACCAGGACGTGGTCCTCTACAACCGTCGCGCGGCGGAGCTGGGGATCGTCGACGACCGCCTCCTCGTGGAGCCGGTGTGGCTGGCCGCCCAGGCGACGTTCACGACCGGGGAGCCCACGCGCTTCGACCTGCCCGCCAAGCTCCTCACCGGCCGCCGGCGCATCCCCTCGGTGAGCGGGCGCAGCGAGATCCTCGGCGAGTACGACGAGCAGTTCGTGGTGGTGTTCGCCGACGACGACTCGGAGCACCGCCGCATGGAGGCCGCCCGCCGCGACTTCGTCGCCAACGTCTCCCACGAGCTCAAGACCCCGGTTGGGGCGATGGCCGTCCTCGCGGAGGCGCTCCTGGAGTCCAAGGACGACCCGGACTCGGTCGAGTACTTCGGCGGACGCGTGGTGAGCGAGGCCCAGCGGCTGGGCAAGATGGTCTCCGAGCTGATCGAACTCTCGCGGCTGCAGGGCGCGGAGCGGATCCGCGACCCCGAGCCGGTGGACGTGGACGACGTGGTGGACGAGGCCCTGCGCCGGTCCGCGTCGACGGCGGAGGCGGCGGGGATCGAGCTCATCACCGACGCCCCGTCCGGACTCGAGGTGAGGGGCGACCGGACCCTGCTGGTCACGGCGCTGACCAACCTCGTCTCCAACGCGGTCAACTACTCGCCGGAACGCACGCCGGTGTCGATCACCCGTGGCATCGACGGGGACACCGTGATGGTGCGCGTCACCGACCGCGGCATCGGCATCGCCCCCGAGCACCAGGCCCGCGTCTTCGAGCGGTTCTTCCGCGTGGACAAGGCACGCTCGCGGGCGACCGGCGGGACCGGCCTGGGTCTGGCGATCGTCAAGCACGTCGCGCAGAACCACAACGGAGCTGTCAGCCTGTGGAGCCGCCCCGGCACGGGGTCGACCTTCACACTCGAACTTCCGGCCCACGTGGAGCCGGGTGGCGACGGGACGACACCCGCCGCCGAGCACGCCACACAAGGAGAGGACCAGGTGCCGTGA
- a CDS encoding phosphoglyceromutase: protein MAYGTLVLLRHGQSQWNASNQFTGWVDVDLTDLGREEAVRGGKLLAEAGILPDVLYTSLLRRAITTANIALDACDRHWVPVIRHWKLNERHYGKLQGLNKAEIKEEFGDEQFMLWRRSYDTPPPPIDADNQYSQTSDVRYADLPEVPLTECLKDVVDRFIPYYAAEIAPKLAEGKTVMVAAHGNSLRALVKHLDGISDDDIAGLNIPTGIPLVYRFDEAGLVANPGGTYLDPEAAAAGAAAVANQGGK from the coding sequence ATGGCTTACGGAACACTCGTCCTCCTGCGTCACGGGCAGTCCCAGTGGAACGCGTCCAACCAGTTCACGGGTTGGGTCGACGTCGACCTCACCGATCTGGGGCGAGAGGAGGCGGTTCGCGGTGGCAAGCTCCTCGCGGAGGCGGGGATCCTGCCCGACGTGCTGTACACCTCGCTGCTGCGGCGTGCGATCACCACGGCGAACATCGCGCTGGACGCGTGCGACCGCCACTGGGTGCCGGTCATCCGCCACTGGAAGCTCAACGAGCGGCACTACGGCAAGCTCCAGGGGCTGAACAAGGCGGAGATCAAGGAGGAGTTCGGCGACGAGCAGTTCATGCTGTGGCGCCGCAGCTACGACACGCCGCCGCCGCCGATCGACGCGGACAACCAGTACTCGCAGACGAGCGACGTCCGGTACGCCGATCTGCCGGAGGTGCCGCTGACCGAGTGCCTCAAGGACGTCGTGGACCGGTTCATCCCGTACTACGCCGCCGAGATCGCGCCCAAGCTCGCGGAGGGCAAGACGGTCATGGTCGCCGCGCACGGCAACTCGCTGCGCGCTCTCGTCAAGCACCTCGACGGCATCTCGGACGACGACATCGCGGGCCTGAACATTCCCACCGGCATCCCGCTGGTGTACCGCTTCGACGAGGCCGGTCTGGTCGCCAACCCGGGCGGCACCTACCTCGACCCGGAGGCCGCTGCCGCGGGTGCGGCCGCGGTCGCCAACCAGGGCGGCAAGTAG
- a CDS encoding long-chain-fatty-acid--CoA ligase: protein MTAHAGADTPAHPDRPWTVHYTPGTTHDLDYGTTTLIDQFDAAVTAHADRPATEFFGRLTSYSDLGRRVRRAAEGLRRLGVRPGDRVAVLLPNCPQGVAVFYAALRIGAIVVEHNPLYTADELEGPFTDHGAKVVVTWNVVADVVRDLADRPGTRIEHVLAVDLLDAFPTAKRLALRHLPVPALRASRAKLSRSAPGTLDWGELETGPELDFSHPRPAAEDAALILYTSGTTGTPKGAVLTHANLVANATQGRAWVPGLEPGRERFLATLPMFHAYGVTMCVVFGIAQGARLQLVPTPDMDLVMPIFAKNLPTFIPAVPPIYTRILEESAKRKISLQGVRFSFSGAMSLPADLIEKWEAATGGLLVEGYGMTETSPIIVGNPMSTARRAGAIGVPFPDTDIRIADQDDPSEDVPGGEPGELLVKGPQVFRGYWGNEEATAATFHDGWLRTGDVVVQDPDGFLRVVDRIKEMIVTGGFNVYPSEVEAVLRTAPDIADCAVVGRPAGDGGEQVVAAVVLEPGATLDVNAVRAHCRASLTGYKVPREFIEVDDLARNPMGKVLRKKVAEQITA, encoded by the coding sequence ATGACCGCACACGCCGGAGCCGACACCCCCGCACACCCCGACCGGCCGTGGACCGTGCACTACACCCCGGGCACGACGCACGACCTCGACTACGGCACCACCACCCTCATAGACCAGTTCGACGCCGCCGTCACCGCCCACGCCGACCGGCCCGCCACCGAGTTCTTCGGCCGCCTGACCAGCTACTCCGACCTCGGCCGCCGGGTTCGCCGCGCCGCCGAGGGCCTGCGCCGCCTCGGCGTCCGGCCCGGCGACCGCGTCGCGGTGCTGCTGCCGAACTGCCCCCAGGGCGTCGCCGTCTTCTACGCGGCCCTGCGCATTGGGGCGATCGTCGTGGAGCACAACCCCCTCTACACCGCCGACGAACTCGAGGGCCCGTTCACCGACCACGGGGCGAAGGTCGTCGTGACGTGGAACGTCGTCGCCGACGTCGTGCGTGACCTCGCGGACCGCCCCGGCACCCGGATCGAGCACGTCCTCGCCGTCGACCTTCTCGACGCCTTCCCCACCGCCAAGCGACTCGCGCTGCGACACCTCCCCGTGCCCGCGCTGCGCGCCTCCCGCGCCAAGCTCTCCCGGTCCGCGCCCGGCACGCTCGACTGGGGCGAGCTCGAGACCGGCCCCGAGCTCGACTTCTCGCACCCGCGGCCCGCCGCCGAAGACGCCGCGCTCATCCTCTACACCTCCGGCACCACCGGGACCCCCAAGGGCGCCGTGCTCACCCACGCCAACCTCGTCGCCAACGCCACGCAGGGCCGCGCCTGGGTTCCCGGCCTCGAACCCGGGCGCGAGCGCTTCCTCGCGACCCTGCCCATGTTCCACGCCTACGGGGTGACGATGTGCGTGGTGTTCGGCATCGCCCAGGGCGCGCGGCTGCAACTCGTGCCGACGCCCGACATGGACCTCGTCATGCCGATCTTCGCCAAGAACCTGCCCACCTTCATCCCCGCCGTGCCGCCGATCTACACCCGCATCCTCGAGGAGTCGGCCAAGCGCAAGATCTCCCTGCAGGGCGTGCGGTTCTCCTTCTCCGGCGCCATGAGCCTGCCCGCCGACCTCATCGAGAAGTGGGAGGCCGCCACCGGCGGCCTGTTGGTGGAGGGGTACGGGATGACCGAGACCTCGCCGATCATCGTCGGCAACCCCATGTCGACGGCGAGGCGGGCCGGCGCGATCGGCGTGCCCTTCCCCGACACGGACATCCGGATCGCCGATCAGGACGATCCGTCGGAGGACGTCCCGGGCGGCGAGCCCGGTGAGCTACTGGTCAAGGGGCCGCAGGTCTTCCGCGGGTACTGGGGCAACGAGGAGGCCACCGCCGCGACGTTCCACGACGGCTGGCTGCGCACCGGCGATGTCGTGGTGCAGGACCCCGACGGCTTCCTGCGCGTGGTCGACCGCATCAAGGAGATGATCGTCACCGGCGGGTTCAACGTCTACCCCTCCGAGGTCGAGGCGGTCCTGCGCACGGCCCCGGACATCGCGGACTGCGCCGTGGTGGGTCGTCCCGCCGGCGACGGGGGCGAGCAGGTCGTGGCCGCGGTGGTGCTCGAGCCGGGGGCGACGCTCGACGTCAACGCGGTCCGCGCGCACTGCCGGGCCTCGCTGACCGGGTACAAGGTGCCGCGCGAGTTCATCGAGGTCGACGACCTGGCCCGCAACCCGATGGGCAAGGTCCTGCGCAAGAAGGTCGCCGAGCAGATCACCGCCTGA